Proteins found in one Sorghum bicolor cultivar BTx623 chromosome 1, Sorghum_bicolor_NCBIv3, whole genome shotgun sequence genomic segment:
- the LOC8064544 gene encoding uncharacterized protein LOC8064544, whose translation MATLSSCSRLSSGTGAAAIHHRQPTRAGVVVVTSRRSSSASVRAAAAATAAPAAVEQQDKGVSLPTWAEFELGRAPVFWKTANGLPPSPGEGLTLFYNPAATKMAPNDVFGVAFSGGFNQPIMCGGEPRQMTLQVRGKADPPIYTIRIRVPQHAISLIFSFTNGAEWDGPYTLKFRVPKPWQNKPLSFFNEGLADELNMEGACDRAIYPDENIAITSCAMDGYLEEGGDRCKLDIVSGCMDPGSDMFDPLATVDDGSCPLESDSEE comes from the exons ATGGCCACGCTCTCCTCCTGCAGCCGCCTGAGCAGCGGCACCGGCGCCGCGGCTATCCACCACCGGCAGCCGACCCGTGCGGGTGTCGTCGTCGTCACCAGCCGGCGGAGCTCCTCCGCCAgcgtccgcgccgccgccgccgccacggcggCGCCGGCTGCCGTAGAGCAGCAGGACAAGGG GGTGTCGCTGCCGACGTGGGCGGAGTTCGAGCTCGGGCGGGCGCCGGTGTTCTGGAAGACCGCCAACGGCCTGCCGCCCTCGCCG GGCGAAGGGCTGACCCTGTTCTACAACCCGGCGGCGACGAAGATGGCCCCGAACGACGTGTTCGGCGTGGCGTTcagcggcggcttcaaccagcCCATCATGTGCGGCGGCGAGCCGAGGCAGATGACGCTGCAGGTCCGGGGCAAAGCCGACCCGCCCATCTACACCATCAGGATACGCGTGCCGCAGCACG cCATAAGCTTGATCTTCTCCTTCACCAACGGGGCCGAGTGGGACGGGCCGTACACGCTCAAGTTCAGGGTCCCAAAGCCATGGCAGAACAAGCCGCTGAGCTTCTTCAACGAG GGCCTGGCGGACGAGCTCAACATGGAGGGCGCCTGCGACCGGGCCATCTACCCGGACGAGAACATCGCCATCACCAGCTGCGCCATGGACGGCTACCTCGAGGAAGGG GGGGATCGGTGCAAGCTGGACATCGTGAGCGGGTGCATGGACCCCGGCTCCGACATGTTCGACCCGCTGGCCACCGTCGACGACGGCTCCTGCCCCCTCGAGTCTGATTCCGAGGAATGA